A single region of the Triticum dicoccoides isolate Atlit2015 ecotype Zavitan chromosome 2B, WEW_v2.0, whole genome shotgun sequence genome encodes:
- the LOC119363958 gene encoding tRNA-dihydrouridine(20/20a) synthase-like isoform X6: MRSAAWHALLPSLVPAKPGIFFLRSRPGRFLSHAHGLRPCGAASSLPPGEYLPPLFSVAPMMDWTDNHYRTLARLISRHAWLYTEMVVAETIVHQKDKLDRFLAFPAEQHPIVLQIGGSNLDNLAKATELASGYAYDEINLNCGCPSGKVAGHGCFGARLMYDPEFVGDAMSAIAANCDVPVSVKCRIGVDDCDSYEELCTFVDKVVSKSPTRHFIIHARKALLSGLSPAENRKVPPLKYEYYYALLRDFPEVHFTLNGGLTTIEQVSASVRQGAHQVMVGRAAYNNPWNMLGHVDSEIYGMPTRCSSRRQMLESYQVYGDSIIGQYGISRPNVRQLVKPVLHLFHSEPGNSLWKRKADSTLRHCKY, translated from the exons ATGAGGTCCGCCGCGTGGCACGCCCTGCTCCCGTCACTAGTGCCTGCCAAGCCCGGCATCTTCTTCCTCCGCAGCCGGCCCGGGCGGTTCTTGTCACACGCTCACGGCTTGCGGCCGTGTGGCGCTGCGAGCTCTCTGCCCCCCGGGGAGTACCTTCCTCCCTTGTTCAG CGTGGCGCCGATGATGGACTGGACAGACAACCACTACAGGACGCTCGCGCGGCTGATATCGAGGCACGCCTGGTTATACACAGAGATGGTGGTCGCTGAGACCATTGTGCATCAGAAAGATAAGTTG GATAGATTTTTAGCATTTCCTGCTGAACAGCATCCTATTGTGTTACAAATTGGTGGAAGTAATCTTGACAATTTGGCAAAGGCAACTGAATTAGCAAGTGGATATGCATATGATGAGATCAACCTGAA TTGTGGTTGCCCCAGCGGCAAAGTTGCTGGCCACGGTTGCTTCGGTGCTCGCTTAATGTATGATCCAGAG TTTGTAGGGGATGCTATGTCAGCTATTGCTGCCAATTGTGACGTCCCTGTCAGTGTTAAATGCAGAATTGGAGTTGACGATTGTGACTCCTATGAAGAACTTT GTACATTTGTAGATAAAGTTGTTTCTAAGTCACCAACTAGGCATTTTATTATCCATGCTCGGAAGGCGTTGCTCAGTGGCCTCAGTCCTGCGGAGAATCGGAAGGTTCCTCCTTTAAA ATATGAGTACTATTATGCTTTGTTGCGGGACTTCCCAGAGGTACACTTTACACTAAATGGAGGCTTAACGACTATTGAACAA GTTAGTGCATCCGTAAGACAAGGCGCCCATCAAGTTATGGTTGGTCGTGCTGCTTACAATAA TCCATGGAATATGCTGGGGCACGTGGATAGTgaaatttatggcatgccaacgcgTTGCTCTTCACGTCGCCAG ATGCTTGAGAGCTACCAAGTTTATGGTGATTCTATAATTGGACAGTATGGCATCAGCAGGCCAAACGTGAGGCAACTTGTTAAG CCAGTGTTACATTTGTTTCACTCAGAGCCTGGTAATAGTTTGTGGAAACGTAAGGCTGATTCTACGTTGCGCCATTGCAAG tatTGA
- the LOC119363958 gene encoding tRNA-dihydrouridine(20/20a) synthase-like isoform X5, whose protein sequence is MRSAAWHALLPSLVPAKPGIFFLRSRPGRFLSHAHGLRPCGAASSLPPGEYLPPLFSVAPMMDWTDNHYRTLARLISRHAWLYTEMVVAETIVHQKDKLDRFLAFPAEQHPIVLQIGGSNLDNLAKATELASGYAYDEINLNCGCPSGKVAGHGCFGARLMYDPEFVGDAMSAIAANCDVPVSVKCRIGVDDCDSYEELCTFVDKVVSKSPTRHFIIHARKALLSGLSPAENRKVPPLKYEYYYALLRDFPEVHFTLNGGLTTIEQVSASVRQGAHQVMVGRAAYNNPWNMLGHVDSEIYGMPTRCSSRRQMLESYQVYGDSIIGQYGISRPNVRQLVKSLVIVCGNVRLILRCAIARHLHSSWRKLLTPFLTLSLMHQY, encoded by the exons ATGAGGTCCGCCGCGTGGCACGCCCTGCTCCCGTCACTAGTGCCTGCCAAGCCCGGCATCTTCTTCCTCCGCAGCCGGCCCGGGCGGTTCTTGTCACACGCTCACGGCTTGCGGCCGTGTGGCGCTGCGAGCTCTCTGCCCCCCGGGGAGTACCTTCCTCCCTTGTTCAG CGTGGCGCCGATGATGGACTGGACAGACAACCACTACAGGACGCTCGCGCGGCTGATATCGAGGCACGCCTGGTTATACACAGAGATGGTGGTCGCTGAGACCATTGTGCATCAGAAAGATAAGTTG GATAGATTTTTAGCATTTCCTGCTGAACAGCATCCTATTGTGTTACAAATTGGTGGAAGTAATCTTGACAATTTGGCAAAGGCAACTGAATTAGCAAGTGGATATGCATATGATGAGATCAACCTGAA TTGTGGTTGCCCCAGCGGCAAAGTTGCTGGCCACGGTTGCTTCGGTGCTCGCTTAATGTATGATCCAGAG TTTGTAGGGGATGCTATGTCAGCTATTGCTGCCAATTGTGACGTCCCTGTCAGTGTTAAATGCAGAATTGGAGTTGACGATTGTGACTCCTATGAAGAACTTT GTACATTTGTAGATAAAGTTGTTTCTAAGTCACCAACTAGGCATTTTATTATCCATGCTCGGAAGGCGTTGCTCAGTGGCCTCAGTCCTGCGGAGAATCGGAAGGTTCCTCCTTTAAA ATATGAGTACTATTATGCTTTGTTGCGGGACTTCCCAGAGGTACACTTTACACTAAATGGAGGCTTAACGACTATTGAACAA GTTAGTGCATCCGTAAGACAAGGCGCCCATCAAGTTATGGTTGGTCGTGCTGCTTACAATAA TCCATGGAATATGCTGGGGCACGTGGATAGTgaaatttatggcatgccaacgcgTTGCTCTTCACGTCGCCAG ATGCTTGAGAGCTACCAAGTTTATGGTGATTCTATAATTGGACAGTATGGCATCAGCAGGCCAAACGTGAGGCAACTTGTTAAG AGCCTGGTAATAGTTTGTGGAAACGTAAGGCTGATTCTACGTTGCGCCATTGCAAG ACACTTGCACAGTTCTTGGAGGAAACTCTTGACGCCATTCCTGactctgtccttgatgcaccagtatTGA
- the LOC119363958 gene encoding tRNA-dihydrouridine(20/20a) synthase-like isoform X2, whose translation MRSAAWHALLPSLVPAKPGIFFLRSRPGRFLSHAHGLRPCGAASSLPPGEYLPPLFSVAPMMDWTDNHYRTLARLISRHAWLYTEMVVAETIVHQKDKLDRFLAFPAEQHPIVLQIGGSNLDNLAKATELASGYAYDEINLNCGCPSGKVAGHGCFGARLMYDPEFVGDAMSAIAANCDVPVSVKCRIGVDDCDSYEELCTFVDKVVSKSPTRHFIIHARKALLSGLSPAENRKVPPLKYEYYYALLRDFPEVHFTLNGGLTTIEQVSASVRQGAHQVMVGRAAYNNPWNMLGHVDSEIYGMPTRCSSRRQMLESYQVYGDSIIGQYGISRPNVRQLVKCYICFTQSLVIVCGNVRLILRCAIASIEGAIQGARLLRPCGFLIAAKIRKTGPWQL comes from the exons ATGAGGTCCGCCGCGTGGCACGCCCTGCTCCCGTCACTAGTGCCTGCCAAGCCCGGCATCTTCTTCCTCCGCAGCCGGCCCGGGCGGTTCTTGTCACACGCTCACGGCTTGCGGCCGTGTGGCGCTGCGAGCTCTCTGCCCCCCGGGGAGTACCTTCCTCCCTTGTTCAG CGTGGCGCCGATGATGGACTGGACAGACAACCACTACAGGACGCTCGCGCGGCTGATATCGAGGCACGCCTGGTTATACACAGAGATGGTGGTCGCTGAGACCATTGTGCATCAGAAAGATAAGTTG GATAGATTTTTAGCATTTCCTGCTGAACAGCATCCTATTGTGTTACAAATTGGTGGAAGTAATCTTGACAATTTGGCAAAGGCAACTGAATTAGCAAGTGGATATGCATATGATGAGATCAACCTGAA TTGTGGTTGCCCCAGCGGCAAAGTTGCTGGCCACGGTTGCTTCGGTGCTCGCTTAATGTATGATCCAGAG TTTGTAGGGGATGCTATGTCAGCTATTGCTGCCAATTGTGACGTCCCTGTCAGTGTTAAATGCAGAATTGGAGTTGACGATTGTGACTCCTATGAAGAACTTT GTACATTTGTAGATAAAGTTGTTTCTAAGTCACCAACTAGGCATTTTATTATCCATGCTCGGAAGGCGTTGCTCAGTGGCCTCAGTCCTGCGGAGAATCGGAAGGTTCCTCCTTTAAA ATATGAGTACTATTATGCTTTGTTGCGGGACTTCCCAGAGGTACACTTTACACTAAATGGAGGCTTAACGACTATTGAACAA GTTAGTGCATCCGTAAGACAAGGCGCCCATCAAGTTATGGTTGGTCGTGCTGCTTACAATAA TCCATGGAATATGCTGGGGCACGTGGATAGTgaaatttatggcatgccaacgcgTTGCTCTTCACGTCGCCAG ATGCTTGAGAGCTACCAAGTTTATGGTGATTCTATAATTGGACAGTATGGCATCAGCAGGCCAAACGTGAGGCAACTTGTTAAG TGTTACATTTGTTTCACTCAGAGCCTGGTAATAGTTTGTGGAAACGTAAGGCTGATTCTACGTTGCGCCATTGCAAG tatTGAGGGAGCCATCCAGGGAGCAAGACTACTTCGCCCATGTGGATTCCTTATTGCCGCCAAGATACGCAAAACTGGCCCATGGCAGCTATGA
- the LOC119363958 gene encoding tRNA-dihydrouridine(20/20a) synthase-like isoform X3, whose amino-acid sequence MRSAAWHALLPSLVPAKPGIFFLRSRPGRFLSHAHGLRPCGAASSLPPGEYLPPLFSVAPMMDWTDNHYRTLARLISRHAWLYTEMVVAETIVHQKDKLDRFLAFPAEQHPIVLQIGGSNLDNLAKATELASGYAYDEINLNCGCPSGKVAGHGCFGARLMYDPEFVGDAMSAIAANCDVPVSVKCRIGVDDCDSYEELCTFVDKVVSKSPTRHFIIHARKALLSGLSPAENRKVPPLKYEYYYALLRDFPEVHFTLNGGLTTIEQVSASVRQGAHQVMVGRAAYNNPWNMLGHVDSEIYGMPTRCSSRRQMLESYQVYGDSIIGQYGISRPNVRQLVKSLVIVCGNVRLILRCAIASIEGAIQGARLLRPCGFLIAAKIRKTGPWQL is encoded by the exons ATGAGGTCCGCCGCGTGGCACGCCCTGCTCCCGTCACTAGTGCCTGCCAAGCCCGGCATCTTCTTCCTCCGCAGCCGGCCCGGGCGGTTCTTGTCACACGCTCACGGCTTGCGGCCGTGTGGCGCTGCGAGCTCTCTGCCCCCCGGGGAGTACCTTCCTCCCTTGTTCAG CGTGGCGCCGATGATGGACTGGACAGACAACCACTACAGGACGCTCGCGCGGCTGATATCGAGGCACGCCTGGTTATACACAGAGATGGTGGTCGCTGAGACCATTGTGCATCAGAAAGATAAGTTG GATAGATTTTTAGCATTTCCTGCTGAACAGCATCCTATTGTGTTACAAATTGGTGGAAGTAATCTTGACAATTTGGCAAAGGCAACTGAATTAGCAAGTGGATATGCATATGATGAGATCAACCTGAA TTGTGGTTGCCCCAGCGGCAAAGTTGCTGGCCACGGTTGCTTCGGTGCTCGCTTAATGTATGATCCAGAG TTTGTAGGGGATGCTATGTCAGCTATTGCTGCCAATTGTGACGTCCCTGTCAGTGTTAAATGCAGAATTGGAGTTGACGATTGTGACTCCTATGAAGAACTTT GTACATTTGTAGATAAAGTTGTTTCTAAGTCACCAACTAGGCATTTTATTATCCATGCTCGGAAGGCGTTGCTCAGTGGCCTCAGTCCTGCGGAGAATCGGAAGGTTCCTCCTTTAAA ATATGAGTACTATTATGCTTTGTTGCGGGACTTCCCAGAGGTACACTTTACACTAAATGGAGGCTTAACGACTATTGAACAA GTTAGTGCATCCGTAAGACAAGGCGCCCATCAAGTTATGGTTGGTCGTGCTGCTTACAATAA TCCATGGAATATGCTGGGGCACGTGGATAGTgaaatttatggcatgccaacgcgTTGCTCTTCACGTCGCCAG ATGCTTGAGAGCTACCAAGTTTATGGTGATTCTATAATTGGACAGTATGGCATCAGCAGGCCAAACGTGAGGCAACTTGTTAAG AGCCTGGTAATAGTTTGTGGAAACGTAAGGCTGATTCTACGTTGCGCCATTGCAAG tatTGAGGGAGCCATCCAGGGAGCAAGACTACTTCGCCCATGTGGATTCCTTATTGCCGCCAAGATACGCAAAACTGGCCCATGGCAGCTATGA
- the LOC119363958 gene encoding tRNA-dihydrouridine(20/20a) synthase-like isoform X1, with the protein MRSAAWHALLPSLVPAKPGIFFLRSRPGRFLSHAHGLRPCGAASSLPPGEYLPPLFSVAPMMDWTDNHYRTLARLISRHAWLYTEMVVAETIVHQKDKLDRFLAFPAEQHPIVLQIGGSNLDNLAKATELASGYAYDEINLNCGCPSGKVAGHGCFGARLMYDPEFVGDAMSAIAANCDVPVSVKCRIGVDDCDSYEELCTFVDKVVSKSPTRHFIIHARKALLSGLSPAENRKVPPLKYEYYYALLRDFPEVHFTLNGGLTTIEQVSASVRQGAHQVMVGRAAYNNPWNMLGHVDSEIYGMPTRCSSRRQMLESYQVYGDSIIGQYGISRPNVRQLVKPVLHLFHSEPGNSLWKRKADSTLRHCKTLAQFLEETLDAIPDSVLDAPVLREPSREQDYFAHVDSLLPPRYAKLAHGSYESPALVTASS; encoded by the exons ATGAGGTCCGCCGCGTGGCACGCCCTGCTCCCGTCACTAGTGCCTGCCAAGCCCGGCATCTTCTTCCTCCGCAGCCGGCCCGGGCGGTTCTTGTCACACGCTCACGGCTTGCGGCCGTGTGGCGCTGCGAGCTCTCTGCCCCCCGGGGAGTACCTTCCTCCCTTGTTCAG CGTGGCGCCGATGATGGACTGGACAGACAACCACTACAGGACGCTCGCGCGGCTGATATCGAGGCACGCCTGGTTATACACAGAGATGGTGGTCGCTGAGACCATTGTGCATCAGAAAGATAAGTTG GATAGATTTTTAGCATTTCCTGCTGAACAGCATCCTATTGTGTTACAAATTGGTGGAAGTAATCTTGACAATTTGGCAAAGGCAACTGAATTAGCAAGTGGATATGCATATGATGAGATCAACCTGAA TTGTGGTTGCCCCAGCGGCAAAGTTGCTGGCCACGGTTGCTTCGGTGCTCGCTTAATGTATGATCCAGAG TTTGTAGGGGATGCTATGTCAGCTATTGCTGCCAATTGTGACGTCCCTGTCAGTGTTAAATGCAGAATTGGAGTTGACGATTGTGACTCCTATGAAGAACTTT GTACATTTGTAGATAAAGTTGTTTCTAAGTCACCAACTAGGCATTTTATTATCCATGCTCGGAAGGCGTTGCTCAGTGGCCTCAGTCCTGCGGAGAATCGGAAGGTTCCTCCTTTAAA ATATGAGTACTATTATGCTTTGTTGCGGGACTTCCCAGAGGTACACTTTACACTAAATGGAGGCTTAACGACTATTGAACAA GTTAGTGCATCCGTAAGACAAGGCGCCCATCAAGTTATGGTTGGTCGTGCTGCTTACAATAA TCCATGGAATATGCTGGGGCACGTGGATAGTgaaatttatggcatgccaacgcgTTGCTCTTCACGTCGCCAG ATGCTTGAGAGCTACCAAGTTTATGGTGATTCTATAATTGGACAGTATGGCATCAGCAGGCCAAACGTGAGGCAACTTGTTAAG CCAGTGTTACATTTGTTTCACTCAGAGCCTGGTAATAGTTTGTGGAAACGTAAGGCTGATTCTACGTTGCGCCATTGCAAG ACACTTGCACAGTTCTTGGAGGAAACTCTTGACGCCATTCCTGactctgtccttgatgcaccagtatTGAGGGAGCCATCCAGGGAGCAAGACTACTTCGCCCATGTGGATTCCTTATTGCCGCCAAGATACGCAAAACTGGCCCATGGCAGCTATGAAAGCCCAGCACTTGTAACTGCATCCAGTTGA
- the LOC119363958 gene encoding tRNA-dihydrouridine(20/20a) synthase-like isoform X4 gives MRSAAWHALLPSLVPAKPGIFFLRSRPGRFLSHAHGLRPCGAASSLPPGEYLPPLFSVAPMMDWTDNHYRTLARLISRHAWLYTEMVVAETIVHQKDKLDRFLAFPAEQHPIVLQIGGSNLDNLAKATELASGYAYDEINLNCGCPSGKVAGHGCFGARLMYDPEFVGDAMSAIAANCDVPVSVKCRIGVDDCDSYEELCTFVDKVVSKSPTRHFIIHARKALLSGLSPAENRKVPPLKYEYYYALLRDFPEVHFTLNGGLTTIEQVSASVRQGAHQVMVGRAAYNNPWNMLGHVDSEIYGMPTRCSSRRQMLESYQVYGDSIIGQYGISRPNVRQLVKCYICFTQSLVIVCGNVRLILRCAIARHLHSSWRKLLTPFLTLSLMHQY, from the exons ATGAGGTCCGCCGCGTGGCACGCCCTGCTCCCGTCACTAGTGCCTGCCAAGCCCGGCATCTTCTTCCTCCGCAGCCGGCCCGGGCGGTTCTTGTCACACGCTCACGGCTTGCGGCCGTGTGGCGCTGCGAGCTCTCTGCCCCCCGGGGAGTACCTTCCTCCCTTGTTCAG CGTGGCGCCGATGATGGACTGGACAGACAACCACTACAGGACGCTCGCGCGGCTGATATCGAGGCACGCCTGGTTATACACAGAGATGGTGGTCGCTGAGACCATTGTGCATCAGAAAGATAAGTTG GATAGATTTTTAGCATTTCCTGCTGAACAGCATCCTATTGTGTTACAAATTGGTGGAAGTAATCTTGACAATTTGGCAAAGGCAACTGAATTAGCAAGTGGATATGCATATGATGAGATCAACCTGAA TTGTGGTTGCCCCAGCGGCAAAGTTGCTGGCCACGGTTGCTTCGGTGCTCGCTTAATGTATGATCCAGAG TTTGTAGGGGATGCTATGTCAGCTATTGCTGCCAATTGTGACGTCCCTGTCAGTGTTAAATGCAGAATTGGAGTTGACGATTGTGACTCCTATGAAGAACTTT GTACATTTGTAGATAAAGTTGTTTCTAAGTCACCAACTAGGCATTTTATTATCCATGCTCGGAAGGCGTTGCTCAGTGGCCTCAGTCCTGCGGAGAATCGGAAGGTTCCTCCTTTAAA ATATGAGTACTATTATGCTTTGTTGCGGGACTTCCCAGAGGTACACTTTACACTAAATGGAGGCTTAACGACTATTGAACAA GTTAGTGCATCCGTAAGACAAGGCGCCCATCAAGTTATGGTTGGTCGTGCTGCTTACAATAA TCCATGGAATATGCTGGGGCACGTGGATAGTgaaatttatggcatgccaacgcgTTGCTCTTCACGTCGCCAG ATGCTTGAGAGCTACCAAGTTTATGGTGATTCTATAATTGGACAGTATGGCATCAGCAGGCCAAACGTGAGGCAACTTGTTAAG TGTTACATTTGTTTCACTCAGAGCCTGGTAATAGTTTGTGGAAACGTAAGGCTGATTCTACGTTGCGCCATTGCAAG ACACTTGCACAGTTCTTGGAGGAAACTCTTGACGCCATTCCTGactctgtccttgatgcaccagtatTGA